A genomic region of Nilaparvata lugens isolate BPH unplaced genomic scaffold, ASM1435652v1 scaffold1677, whole genome shotgun sequence contains the following coding sequences:
- the LOC111045606 gene encoding gastrula zinc finger protein XlCGF57.1-like isoform X2 has protein sequence MDKEVKVEKQESAFDDSWIGAARSDTATQQIKIEKQEDEFGECELATSSIKDESSSHIGSTSNQMARVKQENDSSQEPAPECSTACSPTDDDFSQQHYLIPGYNLIFIKEEEYVEQEAEGCSVESEPEMWPSNCSTSETANATEVGGLNAHSISPMEECTEPSVAGKKIKLYSCADCSYKTPSITHWKRHMRKHTGEKPFSYEYCDYKFTQSGTLNEHIRTHTGERPFSCEYCGYKCARSSTLKSHIRTHTGETPFSCEYCGYKCARSSALKSHIRTHTGETPFSCKYCHYKCARSSDLKKHIRIHTGETPFSCNYCHYKCARSSDLKKHIRTHTGETPFSCEYCDYKCAQSGDLKRHIRTHTGETPFSCEYCDYKCARSNDLKEHIKTHTGETPFSCEYCDYKCARSSALKKHTRTHTGERPFSCEYCDYKCAQSGVLKRHIRTHTGETPFSCEYCDYKCARSNNLKRHIRTYHKEETTTS, from the exons ATCAAGATCGAGAAGCAGGAGGATGAATTTGGAGAATGTGAATTAGCAACTAGCAGCATCAAAGATGAGTCATCCTCGCACATTGGTTCAACTTCCAATCAG ATGGCGAGAGTTAAGCAGGAGAATGATAGCAGCCAAGAACCAGCGCCAGAGTGCAGCACTGCATGCTCTCCAACTGATGATGATTTCAGCcaacaacattatctaatccCTGGCTATAATCTAATATTCATCAAAGAGGAAGAATATG TTGAGCAAGAGGCAGAAGGATGTTCAGTGGAGAGTGAACCGGAGATGTGGCCTTCAAACTGCAGCACATCTGAAACTGCCAATGCAACAGAAGTGGGTGGACTGAATGCACATTCAATCTCTCCCATGGAAGAGTGCACTGAGCCATCTGTGGCTGGCAAAAAGATCAAGCTCTACAGCTGTGCTGACTGCAGCTATAAAACTCCATCGATCACTCATTGGAAGAGACACATGAGAAAACACACTGGGGAAAAGCCTTTCAGTTatgagtattgtgactataaatttACTCAATCTGGTACTTTGAAtgaacatatcagaacacatacaggagaaagacctttcagctgcgagtattgtggctataaatgtgctcgatcaagtactttgaaatcacatatcagaacacatacaggagaaacacctttcagctgcgagtattgtggctataaatgtgctcgatcaagtgctttgaaatcacatatcagaacacatacaggagaaacacctttcagctgcaagtattgtcactataaatgtgctcgatcaagtgatttgaaaaaacatattagaatacatacaggagaaacacctttcagctgcaattATTGtcactataaatgtgctcgatcaagtgatttgaaaaaacatattagaacacatacaggagaaacacctttcagctgcgagtattgtgactataaatgtgctcaatctGGTGATTTGAAgagacatatcagaacacatacaggagaaacacctttcagctgcgagtattgtgactataaatgtgctcgatcaaATGATTTGAAGGAACATATCaaaacacatactggagaaacacctttcagctgcgagtattgtgactataaatgtgctcgatcaagtgctttgaaaaaacatactagaacacatacaggagaaagacctttcagctgcgagtattgtgactataaatgtgctcaatctGGTGTTTTGAAgagacatatcagaacacatacaggagaaacacctttcagctgcgagtattgtgactataaatgtgctcgatcaaataatttgaaaagacatATAAGAACATATCATAAAGAAGAAACAACCACCAGCTGA
- the LOC111045606 gene encoding gastrula zinc finger protein XlCGF57.1-like isoform X5: MDKEIKIEKQEDEFGECELATSSIKDESSSHIGSTSNQMARVKQENDSSQEPAPECSTACSPTDDDFSQQHYLIPGYNLIFIKEEEYVEQEAEGCSVESEPEMWPSNCSTSETANATEVGGLNAHSISPMEECTEPSVAGKKIKLYSCADCSYKTPSITHWKRHMRKHTGEKPFSYEYCDYKFTQSGTLNEHIRTHTGERPFSCEYCGYKCARSSTLKSHIRTHTGETPFSCEYCGYKCARSSALKSHIRTHTGETPFSCKYCHYKCARSSDLKKHIRIHTGETPFSCNYCHYKCARSSDLKKHIRTHTGETPFSCEYCDYKCAQSGDLKRHIRTHTGETPFSCEYCDYKCARSNDLKEHIKTHTGETPFSCEYCDYKCARSSALKKHTRTHTGERPFSCEYCDYKCAQSGVLKRHIRTHTGETPFSCEYCDYKCARSNNLKRHIRTYHKEETTTS, encoded by the exons atggaTAAAGAG ATCAAGATCGAGAAGCAGGAGGATGAATTTGGAGAATGTGAATTAGCAACTAGCAGCATCAAAGATGAGTCATCCTCGCACATTGGTTCAACTTCCAATCAG ATGGCGAGAGTTAAGCAGGAGAATGATAGCAGCCAAGAACCAGCGCCAGAGTGCAGCACTGCATGCTCTCCAACTGATGATGATTTCAGCcaacaacattatctaatccCTGGCTATAATCTAATATTCATCAAAGAGGAAGAATATG TTGAGCAAGAGGCAGAAGGATGTTCAGTGGAGAGTGAACCGGAGATGTGGCCTTCAAACTGCAGCACATCTGAAACTGCCAATGCAACAGAAGTGGGTGGACTGAATGCACATTCAATCTCTCCCATGGAAGAGTGCACTGAGCCATCTGTGGCTGGCAAAAAGATCAAGCTCTACAGCTGTGCTGACTGCAGCTATAAAACTCCATCGATCACTCATTGGAAGAGACACATGAGAAAACACACTGGGGAAAAGCCTTTCAGTTatgagtattgtgactataaatttACTCAATCTGGTACTTTGAAtgaacatatcagaacacatacaggagaaagacctttcagctgcgagtattgtggctataaatgtgctcgatcaagtactttgaaatcacatatcagaacacatacaggagaaacacctttcagctgcgagtattgtggctataaatgtgctcgatcaagtgctttgaaatcacatatcagaacacatacaggagaaacacctttcagctgcaagtattgtcactataaatgtgctcgatcaagtgatttgaaaaaacatattagaatacatacaggagaaacacctttcagctgcaattATTGtcactataaatgtgctcgatcaagtgatttgaaaaaacatattagaacacatacaggagaaacacctttcagctgcgagtattgtgactataaatgtgctcaatctGGTGATTTGAAgagacatatcagaacacatacaggagaaacacctttcagctgcgagtattgtgactataaatgtgctcgatcaaATGATTTGAAGGAACATATCaaaacacatactggagaaacacctttcagctgcgagtattgtgactataaatgtgctcgatcaagtgctttgaaaaaacatactagaacacatacaggagaaagacctttcagctgcgagtattgtgactataaatgtgctcaatctGGTGTTTTGAAgagacatatcagaacacatacaggagaaacacctttcagctgcgagtattgtgactataaatgtgctcgatcaaataatttgaaaagacatATAAGAACATATCATAAAGAAGAAACAACCACCAGCTGA
- the LOC111045606 gene encoding gastrula zinc finger protein XlCGF57.1-like isoform X1 — MTTFQRHNLLVKVEKQESAFDDSWIGAARSDTATQQIKIEKQEDEFGECELATSSIKDESSSHIGSTSNQMARVKQENDSSQEPAPECSTACSPTDDDFSQQHYLIPGYNLIFIKEEEYVEQEAEGCSVESEPEMWPSNCSTSETANATEVGGLNAHSISPMEECTEPSVAGKKIKLYSCADCSYKTPSITHWKRHMRKHTGEKPFSYEYCDYKFTQSGTLNEHIRTHTGERPFSCEYCGYKCARSSTLKSHIRTHTGETPFSCEYCGYKCARSSALKSHIRTHTGETPFSCKYCHYKCARSSDLKKHIRIHTGETPFSCNYCHYKCARSSDLKKHIRTHTGETPFSCEYCDYKCAQSGDLKRHIRTHTGETPFSCEYCDYKCARSNDLKEHIKTHTGETPFSCEYCDYKCARSSALKKHTRTHTGERPFSCEYCDYKCAQSGVLKRHIRTHTGETPFSCEYCDYKCARSNNLKRHIRTYHKEETTTS; from the exons ATCAAGATCGAGAAGCAGGAGGATGAATTTGGAGAATGTGAATTAGCAACTAGCAGCATCAAAGATGAGTCATCCTCGCACATTGGTTCAACTTCCAATCAG ATGGCGAGAGTTAAGCAGGAGAATGATAGCAGCCAAGAACCAGCGCCAGAGTGCAGCACTGCATGCTCTCCAACTGATGATGATTTCAGCcaacaacattatctaatccCTGGCTATAATCTAATATTCATCAAAGAGGAAGAATATG TTGAGCAAGAGGCAGAAGGATGTTCAGTGGAGAGTGAACCGGAGATGTGGCCTTCAAACTGCAGCACATCTGAAACTGCCAATGCAACAGAAGTGGGTGGACTGAATGCACATTCAATCTCTCCCATGGAAGAGTGCACTGAGCCATCTGTGGCTGGCAAAAAGATCAAGCTCTACAGCTGTGCTGACTGCAGCTATAAAACTCCATCGATCACTCATTGGAAGAGACACATGAGAAAACACACTGGGGAAAAGCCTTTCAGTTatgagtattgtgactataaatttACTCAATCTGGTACTTTGAAtgaacatatcagaacacatacaggagaaagacctttcagctgcgagtattgtggctataaatgtgctcgatcaagtactttgaaatcacatatcagaacacatacaggagaaacacctttcagctgcgagtattgtggctataaatgtgctcgatcaagtgctttgaaatcacatatcagaacacatacaggagaaacacctttcagctgcaagtattgtcactataaatgtgctcgatcaagtgatttgaaaaaacatattagaatacatacaggagaaacacctttcagctgcaattATTGtcactataaatgtgctcgatcaagtgatttgaaaaaacatattagaacacatacaggagaaacacctttcagctgcgagtattgtgactataaatgtgctcaatctGGTGATTTGAAgagacatatcagaacacatacaggagaaacacctttcagctgcgagtattgtgactataaatgtgctcgatcaaATGATTTGAAGGAACATATCaaaacacatactggagaaacacctttcagctgcgagtattgtgactataaatgtgctcgatcaagtgctttgaaaaaacatactagaacacatacaggagaaagacctttcagctgcgagtattgtgactataaatgtgctcaatctGGTGTTTTGAAgagacatatcagaacacatacaggagaaacacctttcagctgcgagtattgtgactataaatgtgctcgatcaaataatttgaaaagacatATAAGAACATATCATAAAGAAGAAACAACCACCAGCTGA
- the LOC111045606 gene encoding gastrula zinc finger protein XlCGF57.1-like isoform X3: MDKEVKFEKQESAFDDSWIGAARSDTATQQIKIEKQEDEFGECELATSSIKDESSSHIGSTSNQMARVKQENDSSQEPAPECSTACSPTDDDFSQQHYLIPGYNLIFIKEEEYVEQEAEGCSVESEPEMWPSNCSTSETANATEVGGLNAHSISPMEECTEPSVAGKKIKLYSCADCSYKTPSITHWKRHMRKHTGEKPFSYEYCDYKFTQSGTLNEHIRTHTGERPFSCEYCGYKCARSSTLKSHIRTHTGETPFSCEYCGYKCARSSALKSHIRTHTGETPFSCKYCHYKCARSSDLKKHIRIHTGETPFSCNYCHYKCARSSDLKKHIRTHTGETPFSCEYCDYKCAQSGDLKRHIRTHTGETPFSCEYCDYKCARSNDLKEHIKTHTGETPFSCEYCDYKCARSSALKKHTRTHTGERPFSCEYCDYKCAQSGVLKRHIRTHTGETPFSCEYCDYKCARSNNLKRHIRTYHKEETTTS; this comes from the exons atggaTAAAGAG GTTAAATTTGAGAAACAGGAAAGTGCTTTTGATGACAGTTGGATTGGAGCTGCACGTAGTGATACAGCTACTCAGCAG ATCAAGATCGAGAAGCAGGAGGATGAATTTGGAGAATGTGAATTAGCAACTAGCAGCATCAAAGATGAGTCATCCTCGCACATTGGTTCAACTTCCAATCAG ATGGCGAGAGTTAAGCAGGAGAATGATAGCAGCCAAGAACCAGCGCCAGAGTGCAGCACTGCATGCTCTCCAACTGATGATGATTTCAGCcaacaacattatctaatccCTGGCTATAATCTAATATTCATCAAAGAGGAAGAATATG TTGAGCAAGAGGCAGAAGGATGTTCAGTGGAGAGTGAACCGGAGATGTGGCCTTCAAACTGCAGCACATCTGAAACTGCCAATGCAACAGAAGTGGGTGGACTGAATGCACATTCAATCTCTCCCATGGAAGAGTGCACTGAGCCATCTGTGGCTGGCAAAAAGATCAAGCTCTACAGCTGTGCTGACTGCAGCTATAAAACTCCATCGATCACTCATTGGAAGAGACACATGAGAAAACACACTGGGGAAAAGCCTTTCAGTTatgagtattgtgactataaatttACTCAATCTGGTACTTTGAAtgaacatatcagaacacatacaggagaaagacctttcagctgcgagtattgtggctataaatgtgctcgatcaagtactttgaaatcacatatcagaacacatacaggagaaacacctttcagctgcgagtattgtggctataaatgtgctcgatcaagtgctttgaaatcacatatcagaacacatacaggagaaacacctttcagctgcaagtattgtcactataaatgtgctcgatcaagtgatttgaaaaaacatattagaatacatacaggagaaacacctttcagctgcaattATTGtcactataaatgtgctcgatcaagtgatttgaaaaaacatattagaacacatacaggagaaacacctttcagctgcgagtattgtgactataaatgtgctcaatctGGTGATTTGAAgagacatatcagaacacatacaggagaaacacctttcagctgcgagtattgtgactataaatgtgctcgatcaaATGATTTGAAGGAACATATCaaaacacatactggagaaacacctttcagctgcgagtattgtgactataaatgtgctcgatcaagtgctttgaaaaaacatactagaacacatacaggagaaagacctttcagctgcgagtattgtgactataaatgtgctcaatctGGTGTTTTGAAgagacatatcagaacacatacaggagaaacacctttcagctgcgagtattgtgactataaatgtgctcgatcaaataatttgaaaagacatATAAGAACATATCATAAAGAAGAAACAACCACCAGCTGA